A part of Vigna radiata var. radiata cultivar VC1973A chromosome 11, Vradiata_ver6, whole genome shotgun sequence genomic DNA contains:
- the LOC106776767 gene encoding uncharacterized protein LOC106776767, with translation MIGKYGVGYKPPSYHDIREKLSKQAVKKTDVNLEEYKEEWKRIGCTIMSDGWTDRKRRFICNFLVNSPRGTVFLYSLDTSDISKTADKVFKMLDDVVEFVGEENVVQVVTNNAANFKAVGELLMQKREKLYWTPCAAHCIDLIFEDFEKNLKVHELTIKKGRKITTYIYGRSMLISLLKKFTKGRDLIRPGVTRFATAYLTLACLHELKASLLTMFSSEEWKTSKFGTSQEGRKVENVVLDSRFWNNVSTCLKVAAPLMVVLRLVDSDVKPAMGFIYEEMDSAKEKIRSNFNNIKKSYEEVWKIIDAQWDNQLHRPLHAAAYFLNPHFHYEPNFRSDGGGEVKEGLYFCMRRLIPDMAERRKINLQIIEFHNARGLFGMEDAKECRKELNPGEWWDMFGDGTLELKRFSIQILSLTCSSSGCEHNWSSFEMLRSRQIRKTIALPFDDIESDDEWIVEEADDVVEIEQVEGENDGENVHLDGATTDPALDVIDLDNITFGNNEDAQHSSEEELDEDDDADDDDDAIIRGLED, from the exons ATGATTGGTAAATATGGAGTTGGATACAAACCACCATCTTACCATGATATTAGAGAGAAGCTCTCGAAACAAGCTGTGAAGAAAACAGatgtaaatcttgaagaatatAAGGAGGAGTGGAAAAGAATTGGATGTACAATTATGTCTGATGGTTGGACGGATAGAAAAAGACGTTTTATTTGCAACTTCTTGGTGAATAGTCCCAGAGGGACagtttttctttattcactTGACACTTCAGACATTTCAAAAACAGCtgataaagttttcaaaatgttgGATGATGTTGTCGAGTTTGTTGGAGAAGAAAATGTTGTTCAAGTTGTCACTAATAATGCTGCAAATTTCAAGGCAGTCGGAGAGTTGTTGATgcaaaagagggaaaaattgtATTGGACTCCATGTGCAGCTCATTGCATTGATCTgatatttgaagattttgaaaaaaatttgaaggTCCATGAATTGACCATtaagaagggaagaaaaatTACCACTTACATTTATGGGAGATCAATGTTGATTTCCTTAttgaaaaagttcactaaaggtAGAGACTTGATAAGACCGGGTGTGACTAGATTTGCCACGGCTTATTTAACTCTTGCTTGTCTTCATGAATTGAAGGCATCGTTGTTGACCATGTTCAGCTCTGAGGAATGGAAGACAAGCAAGTTTGGAACTTCACAAGAGGGGAGAAAAGTAGAAAATGTGGTATTAGATAGCCGATTTTGGAATAATGTCTCCACATGCTTGAAAGTCGCTGCCCCTCTTATGGTTGTCTTAAGATTAGTGGACTCAGATGTAAAACCCGCAATGGGTTTCATTTATGAAGAAATGGACTCTGCAAAAGAGAAGATTAGGTCTaactttaacaatatcaaaaagag TTATGAAGAGGTTTGGAAAATAATTGATGCTCAATGGGATAATCAACTTCATAGGCCTTTGCATGCAGCTGCCTATTTTCTGAACCCTCATTTCCACTATGAACCTAACTTTAGATCTGATGGTGGTGGAGAAGTGAAAGAAGGATTGTATTTTTGCATGAGAAGATTGATACCAGATAtggcagaaagaagaaaaattaatttacaaatcaTTGAATTTCATAATGCTAGAGGACTTTTTGGAATGGAAGATGCAAAGGAATGTAGGAAAGAGTTAAATCCTGGGGAATGGTGGGACATGTTTGGTGATGGAACTCTGGAGTTGAAGAGATTTTCTATTCAAATTCTAAGCTTGACTTGTAGTTCTTCTGGATGTGAGCATAATTGGAGTTCATTTGAAatg CTGAGAAGTAGACAAATTCGAAAAACTATAGCTCTTCCATTTGATGACATTGAATCAGATGATGAATGGATAGTTGAAGAGGcagatgatgttgttgagattgaACAAGTTGAAGGTGAAAATGATGGTGAAAATGTTCACTTAGATGGAGCAACAACAGATCCTGCTCTAGATGTTATTGATCTTGATAACATAACCTTTGGAAACAATGAGGATGCACAACATTCATCAGAGGAAGAGttagatgaggatgatgatgcagatgatgatgatgatgccatTATTAGAGGATTAGAGGATTAG
- the LOC106776300 gene encoding uncharacterized protein LOC106776300, producing MALPPDTTLLSYWLNWRFFLCALFMLVAMGLSSFLIWKYEECSKPRNERRERQRETAGTLYEDETWNTCLKGIHPAWLLAYRIFSFVVLLSLLITNLVADGGGIFYFYTQWTFTLVTIYFGFGSCVSIYGCFYKHKTIAGNTVNQEQLDTEQGTYVAPTLDGTPELPNLYKNSNTNQGPRTRHIAGVWGYIFQIIFQTCGGAVVLTDVVFWLVLYPSMTKSDFRLEFMDVCLHSLNAVFLLGEALLNCMRFPVFRFAYFVLWTAMFVLFQWIIHACVSLWWPYPFLDLSSPYAALWYIGVGVTHIPCFAVFALIVKLKHLWLSKLFPDSCQFVR from the exons ATGGCACTGCCGCCAGATACTACTCTCCTAAGTTATTGGTTGAATTGGAGGTTCTTCTTATGTGCACTCTTTATGTTAGTGGCTATGGGTTTATCATCATTTTTGATATGGAAGTACGAAGAATGCAGTAAGCCAAGgaatgagagaagagaaagacaGAGGGAAACAGCTGGAACTCTTTATGAGGATGAAACATGGAATACATGCCTTAAAGGAATTCATCCTGCTTGGCTGCTTGCTTACaggatattttcttttgttgtgcTTTTGTCTTTGCTCATTACCAATCTGGTTGCTGATGGAGGTGGCATATTTTACTTCTACACTCA GTGGACGTTTACTTTGGTCACCATTTACTTTGGG TTTGGATCTTGTGTCTCCATATATGGATGTTTCtataaacacaaaacaattgCTGGCAACACAGTCAATCAGGAACAGTTGGATACTGAACAAGGCACTTATGTGGCTCCTACACTCGATGGTACTCCTGAATTACCTAACCTGTATAAGAATTCCAATACCAATCAGGGGCCTCGCACTCGGCATATTGCTGGTGTATGgggttatatttttcaaataatttttcag acTTGTGGAGGTGCTGTGGTGCTCACGGACGTTGTATTCTGGCTTGTCCTTTATCCATCTATGACAAAATCAGATTTCCGTCTGGAATTT ATGGATGTTTGTCTACACTCCCTAAACGCTGTATTCCTCCTCGGTGAAGCGTTATTGAATTGCATG AGATTTCCAGTGTTTCGATTTGCATATTTTGTTTTGTGGACGGCTATGTTTGTGCTTTTTCAGTGGATCATCCATGCTTGCGTTTCCTTATG GTGGCCTTATCCTTTCCTTGACTTGTCATCCCCATATGCAGCCTTATG GTACATAGGTGTGGGTGTAACGCACATTCCATGCTTTGCAGTCTTTGCTTTGATAGTGAAGTTGAAACACTTGTGGTTGTCAAAATTGTTTCCTGATTCCTGTCAGTTTGTACGGTGA
- the LOC106777004 gene encoding signal recognition particle receptor subunit beta, whose product MEELEQWKEQLSHLSHLAMDRLREVPPNQLYVAAAIAIFTTLLLLSVRLFKRSKSNTIVLTGLSGSGKTVIFYQLRDGSTHEGTVTSMEPNEDTFILHNEKARKGKIKPVHIVDVPGHSRLRPKLDEYLPQAAGIVFVVDALDFLPNCRAASEYLYDLLTKGSVVRKKIPVLILCNKTDKVTAHTKEFIRRQMEKEIDKFRASRSAISAADIANEFTLGVPGEPFSFTQCSNKVTAADASGLTGEISQLEEFIREHVKQ is encoded by the exons ATGGAAGAGTTGGAGCAGTGGAAGGAACAACTTTCTCACTTGTCGCATCTGGCCATGGATCGTCTTCGCGAGGTTCCCCCGAATCAGCTCTACGTTGCTGCTGCCATCGCGATTTTCACAACGCTGCTTCTTCTCTCTG TACGTTTGTTCAAGCGGTCAAAGTCAAACACCATTGTATTGACGGGGCTCAGTGGGAGtggaaaaactgttattttctaTCAG CTTAGGGATGGCTCTACTCATGAGGGTACCGTTACATCAATGGAGCCTAATGAAGATACTTTCATTCTTCACAATGAGAAAGCAAGG AAGGGCAAGATAAAACCTGTTCATATTGTTGATGTTCCTGGCCATTCTCGGCTCCGACCCAAACTGGATGAGTACTTGCCTCAAGCAGCTGGGATAGTTTTTGTGGTTGACGCTTTGGACTTTTTACCGAACTGTCGAGCTGCTTCAGA gtaTCTGTATGATCTATTGACTAAAGGAAGTGTTGTGAGGAAGAAGATTCCAGTGCTTATTCTCTGCAACAAAACAGACAAAGTCACTGCTCATACAAAAGAGTTTATCCGAAGACAGATGGAGAAGGAAAT AGACAAATTTCGGGCATCAAGAAGTGCGATATCAGCTGCTGACATTGCAAATGAGTTCACCCTGGGGGTACCGGGTGAGCCATTTTCTTTTACCCAGTGCTCTAACAAAGTAACAGCGGCAGATGCTTCTGGTTTAACTGGGGAAATATCTCAGCTGGAAGAGTTTATCAGAGAACATGTAAAGCAATAA